One segment of Micromonospora parathelypteridis DNA contains the following:
- a CDS encoding ABC transporter permease: MTAVRAAARRLGAGLVVLWVAATAAYLALLAAPGDTVDTIVGDGADTPQIRAEIITEWGLDRPAVLQYLDYLLRLVGGDLGRSYLLQRPVAEVIGEQIAPTLTLAVAAAGLGVLLALLIAVATAGDRRPWLRRTSSGIELLLVSTPPFLIGIVLLSVLSFRYGLFPVSGDQGLGALVLPAVTLALPIAGLLAQVLRDGIDRALDEPFVLTARSRGVREGAVLLRHALRHALLPAVTMAGWLFGILLGGAVIVEQVFGRPGLGQVTLTAVTSKDMPVVLAVVTLSAAVYVVINTAADLAYLLVDPRLRRS, from the coding sequence ATGACAGCCGTGCGGGCGGCGGCCCGTCGGCTCGGCGCAGGCCTGGTCGTCCTCTGGGTCGCGGCCACCGCCGCCTACCTGGCCCTGCTGGCCGCGCCCGGTGACACCGTGGACACCATCGTCGGCGACGGTGCGGACACCCCGCAGATCCGGGCTGAGATCATTACCGAGTGGGGCCTGGACCGGCCCGCCGTCCTCCAGTACCTGGACTACCTACTGCGGCTCGTCGGCGGCGACCTGGGCCGCTCCTACCTGCTGCAACGCCCCGTCGCCGAGGTGATCGGCGAGCAAATCGCCCCGACGCTCACCCTCGCGGTCGCCGCAGCCGGCCTCGGCGTGCTGCTCGCACTGCTCATCGCGGTCGCCACGGCCGGGGACCGCCGGCCGTGGCTGCGGCGGACCAGCTCCGGCATCGAACTGCTGCTGGTCTCCACCCCACCCTTCCTGATCGGAATCGTGCTGCTCAGCGTGCTGTCGTTCCGGTACGGCCTGTTCCCGGTCTCCGGCGACCAGGGCCTCGGCGCGCTGGTGCTGCCGGCCGTCACCCTCGCGCTGCCCATCGCCGGGTTGCTCGCCCAGGTGCTCCGCGACGGGATCGATCGGGCGCTCGACGAGCCGTTCGTGCTCACCGCCCGATCCCGAGGCGTACGGGAAGGTGCGGTGCTGCTGCGTCACGCCCTGCGACACGCGCTGCTGCCGGCCGTCACCATGGCCGGCTGGCTCTTCGGCATCCTGCTCGGCGGCGCCGTCATCGTCGAGCAGGTCTTCGGTCGACCCGGCCTCGGGCAGGTCACCCTCACGGCAGTGACCAGCAAGGACATGCCGGTGGTGCTGGCGGTCGTCACCCTCTCCGCAGCCGTCTACGTGGTGATCAACACCGCAGCCGATCTGGCGTACCTGCTGGTCGACCCGCGCCTGAGGAGGAGCTGA
- a CDS encoding ABC transporter substrate-binding protein: MPSNRLRTLAAAALAPLLAVIAGCSTGTTPAAEAAGQPHSGGTLTWAVETEPITLNPHQYAQAKARLLVWNTFESLLTYDKQGRLVAWLATGWRAAPDGLSYTLTLRDGVTFSDGTPFDSAAVKANIDKLREPGYAPGVAAVQLRNLKTVEAVDARTVRLTLTTPDVLILDFLASPQGAQISPKSLRAAKNLKAGGVDVVGTGPFVLDRYVPGQELHYRRNAGYDWAPPTATHTGPAYLDGITYRFLKESAVRVGALTSSQVQLIEGVPATDQPLVTGNRTLRLSRELNSGSAYSYYFNTSRAPFDDLRVRQAFREAVDVDTVLKSVYRDTATRAWSVISPSSPLYDKSVEGGYSGDAGKANTLLDQAGWAKRDADGFRVKDGKRLTVRLVQSAPFVRDRRDVLAQAVQAAVKQSAGIDLKVSLVDQGTATQAFERNEYEVFDNSRADTDAGAALNLLLHSKGGINRTRVNDPRIDQLLESGQATSEPTKRAGIYADLQRQVITEQALALPLYAPADQIAASTSVGGARFEPTAGVPASAYDLWIGK, translated from the coding sequence ATGCCCTCGAACCGATTGCGAACGCTTGCCGCCGCCGCACTGGCCCCACTGCTCGCCGTCATCGCCGGCTGCTCCACCGGCACCACCCCGGCCGCCGAGGCGGCCGGTCAGCCGCACTCCGGCGGCACCCTCACCTGGGCCGTGGAGACCGAGCCGATCACCCTCAACCCGCACCAGTACGCCCAGGCCAAGGCCCGTCTGCTGGTCTGGAACACCTTCGAGTCCCTGCTCACCTACGACAAGCAGGGCAGGTTGGTGGCATGGTTGGCCACCGGTTGGCGGGCCGCCCCGGACGGATTGTCCTACACCCTGACATTGCGCGACGGGGTCACCTTCTCCGACGGCACACCCTTCGACTCGGCGGCCGTCAAGGCCAACATCGACAAACTCCGTGAGCCCGGATACGCCCCGGGCGTCGCCGCCGTGCAGTTGCGCAACCTCAAGACGGTCGAGGCCGTCGACGCGCGTACCGTGCGGCTCACCCTGACCACGCCGGACGTGCTCATCCTCGACTTCCTCGCGTCGCCGCAGGGCGCCCAGATCTCGCCGAAGTCGCTGCGTGCGGCGAAGAACCTCAAGGCCGGCGGCGTCGACGTGGTCGGCACCGGACCGTTCGTGCTGGACCGCTACGTCCCCGGCCAGGAGCTGCACTATCGGCGTAACGCCGGCTACGACTGGGCCCCGCCCACCGCGACGCACACCGGGCCGGCCTACCTCGACGGAATCACCTACCGGTTCCTCAAGGAGTCGGCGGTGCGCGTCGGCGCCCTCACGTCGAGCCAGGTGCAGCTCATCGAGGGCGTGCCCGCCACCGATCAGCCGCTGGTCACCGGCAACCGGACGCTGCGCCTGAGCCGCGAGCTCAATTCCGGCTCGGCCTACTCCTACTACTTCAACACCTCCCGCGCGCCCTTCGACGACCTGCGGGTCCGGCAGGCGTTCCGGGAGGCCGTCGACGTCGACACCGTGCTGAAGTCGGTCTACCGGGACACGGCCACCCGCGCCTGGAGCGTGATCAGCCCGTCCAGCCCGCTCTACGACAAGAGCGTCGAAGGCGGATACAGCGGCGACGCGGGCAAGGCGAACACCCTGCTCGACCAGGCAGGCTGGGCGAAGCGTGACGCCGACGGGTTCCGGGTGAAGGACGGCAAGCGGCTCACCGTACGGCTCGTGCAGTCCGCACCCTTCGTCCGCGACCGTCGCGACGTCCTCGCCCAAGCCGTGCAGGCCGCGGTGAAGCAGAGCGCCGGCATCGACCTCAAGGTTTCGCTGGTCGACCAGGGCACTGCCACGCAGGCGTTCGAGCGCAACGAGTACGAGGTCTTCGACAACTCGCGCGCCGACACCGACGCGGGCGCCGCACTGAACCTGCTGCTGCACTCGAAGGGCGGCATCAACCGGACCCGGGTCAACGACCCGCGGATCGACCAGCTGTTGGAATCCGGTCAGGCCACCTCCGAGCCGACGAAGCGCGCCGGCATCTATGCCGACCTGCAGCGACAGGTCATCACCGAGCAGGCCCTGGCCCTACCGCTCTACGCGCCGGCCGACCAGATCGCCGCCAGCACCAGCGTCGGCGGGGCGCGCTTCGAGCCGACCGCCGGCGTCCCCGCCAGCGCGTACGACCTGTGGATCGGCAAATGA
- a CDS encoding flavin reductase family protein, translated as MPQSTDAPIDADSDALRTLLRHQASTVTVVTAPGSPPVGFTATSFTSVSLAPPIVSFCLNLGSSSWPAVARARHVAVHLLAHHQQDLARTFATSGIDRFAGPTRWRTGPEGVPILDDTLAWLLCRVVDRVTVGDHAVVLAEPEVLRHAEVGSPLLYHRGRYAGLTGDHDAAARRPAA; from the coding sequence ATGCCCCAGTCCACCGACGCCCCGATCGACGCCGACAGCGACGCGCTGCGGACGTTGCTGCGCCACCAGGCCAGCACCGTCACGGTCGTCACCGCGCCCGGCTCGCCGCCGGTCGGCTTCACCGCCACGTCGTTCACCTCGGTGTCATTGGCGCCACCGATCGTCTCGTTCTGTCTGAACCTGGGTTCGTCGAGCTGGCCCGCGGTGGCCCGTGCCCGACATGTGGCGGTGCATCTGCTCGCCCACCATCAGCAGGACCTGGCCCGGACCTTCGCGACAAGTGGCATCGACCGGTTCGCCGGCCCCACCCGGTGGCGGACCGGCCCGGAAGGCGTGCCGATCCTCGACGACACCCTGGCCTGGCTGCTCTGCCGGGTCGTCGACCGGGTGACCGTCGGCGATCACGCCGTGGTGCTGGCCGAGCCGGAGGTGCTCCGGCACGCCGAGGTCGGTTCGCCGCTGCTGTACCACCGGGGCCGCTACGCCGGGCTGACCGGCGACCACGACGCGGCAGCCCGTCGCCCCGCCGCCTGA
- a CDS encoding DUF1684 domain-containing protein — MSNDAASPVATDHRRDFIEAWQQWHRRHEETRADPHGFLAVTGLHWLTSGPQRFPDVPGEWHTGDDGPVVALGDDEEIIVDGRLVRGRYEFGPIAERAGVTVGVEGGVLEVARRGGHDILRPRRPDHPLRVDYRGTPTYPPHPNWVLTGRFVPFDTPRPTTVGAAVEGLKHVYDAPGRIEFAVDGVPLSLTAFNGVRPGSLSVLFTDATSGVTTYPANRSLSVAAPDEQGRVTLDFNRATNLPCAYTDFATCPLPPAENRLSVAVEAGEKTPHERLAGSPADRS; from the coding sequence ATGAGTAACGATGCCGCGTCACCCGTCGCCACGGATCACCGGCGCGATTTCATCGAGGCCTGGCAGCAGTGGCATCGACGCCACGAAGAGACCCGGGCCGACCCGCACGGCTTCCTTGCCGTCACCGGCCTGCACTGGCTGACCTCGGGGCCGCAGCGATTTCCCGACGTGCCGGGGGAGTGGCACACCGGCGATGACGGGCCGGTGGTGGCTCTCGGCGACGACGAGGAGATCATCGTCGACGGCCGGCTGGTTCGGGGGCGGTACGAGTTCGGGCCGATCGCCGAGCGCGCCGGCGTCACCGTGGGCGTCGAGGGCGGAGTGCTGGAGGTGGCTCGCCGGGGTGGGCACGACATCCTCCGTCCCCGACGGCCGGACCACCCGCTGCGCGTCGACTACCGGGGCACCCCCACGTACCCGCCCCACCCGAACTGGGTCCTGACCGGGCGCTTCGTGCCGTTCGACACTCCGCGACCGACCACCGTCGGCGCGGCGGTGGAGGGGCTCAAACACGTCTACGACGCCCCCGGCCGGATCGAGTTCGCCGTCGACGGGGTGCCGCTGAGCCTGACCGCGTTCAACGGTGTGCGGCCGGGGAGCCTGTCCGTGCTGTTCACCGACGCCACCTCCGGCGTGACCACCTACCCGGCCAACCGATCCCTGTCCGTCGCGGCGCCGGACGAGCAGGGTCGGGTGACGCTCGATTTCAACCGGGCCACCAATCTGCCGTGCGCGTACACCGACTTCGCGACCTGCCCGCTGCCCCCGGCCGAAAACCGGCTGTCGGTCGCCGTCGAAGCCGGCGAGAAGACCCCGCACGAGCGGCTGGCGGGCAGTCCCGCCGACCGTTCGTAG
- a CDS encoding LLM class flavin-dependent oxidoreductase, with product MSETPVSRQSAPLRKLGFLTIGLFDEADPRAGHEATLKLIELGEQLGFDSTWVRHRHLQYGISSPVAVLAAASQRTRHIELGTAVIPLGWENPLRLAEDLATVDILSGGRLNPGVSVGPPMHYDRVRRSLYPDTADAEDFSYTRVRRLLDLVRGEPASDVEGIEGFEQFSRRVQPHSPGLAARMWYGAGSLGSARWAGEQGMNLLTSSVVKAEESTDFTDIQLSHIRTFRAHHPDGERARVSQGLVVIPTDTATPTQRARYEEYAQQRTPRTAAPQGPARMMFAPDLVGPSELIAERLLENAAFGEVDEVAFALPFTFASADYAQILTDMATRLGPALGWHPGR from the coding sequence GTGAGTGAAACACCCGTGTCGAGACAATCGGCGCCACTGCGAAAGCTCGGCTTCCTGACCATCGGCCTGTTCGACGAGGCCGATCCTCGGGCCGGCCACGAGGCGACGCTGAAGCTCATCGAGCTGGGCGAGCAGCTCGGGTTCGACAGCACCTGGGTACGCCACCGCCACCTCCAGTACGGCATCTCCTCACCGGTCGCCGTCCTGGCGGCGGCGTCGCAGCGGACCCGACACATCGAGCTCGGCACCGCGGTCATCCCGCTCGGCTGGGAGAACCCGCTGCGGCTGGCCGAGGACCTGGCCACGGTCGACATCCTCTCCGGTGGGCGCCTCAACCCCGGGGTGAGCGTCGGTCCGCCGATGCACTACGACCGGGTCCGCCGATCGCTCTACCCCGACACCGCCGACGCGGAGGACTTCAGCTACACGCGGGTACGACGGCTGCTCGACCTCGTCCGCGGCGAGCCGGCCAGCGACGTCGAGGGCATCGAGGGTTTCGAGCAGTTCTCCCGACGGGTGCAGCCGCACTCCCCCGGCCTGGCCGCCCGGATGTGGTACGGCGCCGGCAGTCTCGGCTCCGCTCGCTGGGCCGGCGAGCAGGGCATGAACCTGCTCACCAGCAGCGTCGTGAAGGCCGAGGAGTCCACCGACTTCACCGATATCCAGCTCTCGCACATCCGGACGTTCCGTGCCCACCACCCGGACGGCGAGCGGGCTCGCGTCTCGCAAGGGCTCGTCGTCATCCCCACCGACACGGCCACCCCGACCCAACGCGCCCGCTACGAGGAGTACGCCCAGCAACGGACACCGCGGACGGCAGCGCCCCAGGGGCCGGCCCGGATGATGTTCGCCCCCGACCTCGTCGGCCCGTCGGAGCTGATCGCCGAACGACTGCTCGAGAACGCCGCCTTCGGCGAGGTCGACGAGGTCGCGTTCGCCCTGCCCTTCACCTTCGCGTCGGCTGACTACGCGCAGATCCTCACCGACATGGCGACCCGGCTCGGCCCCGCGCTCGGGTGGCACCCCGGCCGCTGA
- a CDS encoding SAM-dependent methyltransferase has product MAGPDAELAAKLQPDVPHAARIWNYWMGGKDNFQSDRAAGDAVAEVYPEIVLMAQQSRVFLVRAVRYLAAEAGIRQFLDIGTGLPTMQNTHAVAQGIAPDSRIVYVDNDPMVLVHARALLSSTTSEGVTTYVPADYHDPEKILAEAAQTLDFDQPIAVMFMGVMGYEPDLAVVRSIVGRTMDAMPSGSHLVLWDGTNTSPAVVSGADRLAQSGGVPYILRSPEELESCFSGLTMVQPGLVPIPLWRPEDADATGIDAYGAVARKP; this is encoded by the coding sequence ATGGCCGGCCCGGACGCCGAACTCGCCGCGAAGCTTCAGCCCGACGTGCCGCACGCGGCCCGGATCTGGAACTACTGGATGGGCGGCAAGGACAACTTCCAGTCCGACCGGGCGGCCGGCGACGCCGTCGCCGAGGTCTACCCGGAGATCGTCCTCATGGCACAGCAGTCACGCGTGTTCCTGGTGCGCGCCGTGCGTTACCTCGCCGCCGAGGCGGGCATCCGGCAATTCCTGGACATCGGCACCGGCCTGCCCACCATGCAGAACACGCACGCGGTCGCCCAGGGAATCGCACCCGACTCGCGGATCGTCTACGTGGACAACGACCCGATGGTGCTGGTGCACGCACGGGCGCTGCTGTCCAGCACGACGTCGGAGGGTGTCACCACCTACGTACCCGCCGACTACCACGACCCGGAGAAGATTCTCGCCGAGGCGGCACAGACGCTCGACTTCGACCAGCCCATCGCGGTGATGTTCATGGGCGTCATGGGCTACGAGCCCGACCTGGCCGTGGTGCGCTCGATCGTCGGGCGGACGATGGACGCGATGCCGTCCGGCTCCCACCTGGTGCTCTGGGACGGCACCAACACCAGCCCGGCGGTGGTCTCGGGCGCCGACCGGCTGGCGCAGAGCGGCGGGGTTCCGTACATTCTGCGCAGCCCGGAGGAGTTGGAGAGTTGCTTCTCGGGGCTGACGATGGTGCAGCCCGGCCTCGTGCCGATCCCCCTCTGGCGACCGGAGGACGCCGACGCCACCGGGATCGACGCGTACGGCGCGGTGGCCCGCAAGCCCTGA
- a CDS encoding cellulose binding domain-containing protein yields the protein MLRLFLAVTTIALGVWAGTASAADATPTPTPSVTPTPSPTMACPPALPITASLTGATTTSLTISYSIFFRPPCGYDPPMTISLFASREAAQRWEAPVAEAVSGPERSGAVTIGRLTPNTEYWYRFSDAEGRRDPYLVSSARTLSLTACRATATIDARWGNGFVATVTVRNAGTQPLDRWRVSWRWSGDERVQTVWGGVVETAGADVTVRNAPYNGALAPGAVTTFGLLVVSSTVPDGLTMACDS from the coding sequence ATGCTTCGCCTGTTCCTCGCTGTCACGACCATCGCGCTGGGCGTCTGGGCCGGCACCGCCAGCGCAGCCGACGCGACGCCAACGCCAACACCGTCGGTCACACCAACGCCGTCGCCCACGATGGCGTGCCCGCCCGCCCTGCCGATCACCGCCAGCCTCACCGGGGCCACCACCACGAGCCTGACCATCTCGTACTCGATATTCTTCCGGCCGCCCTGTGGCTACGACCCGCCGATGACGATCAGCCTCTTCGCCAGCCGCGAGGCCGCCCAACGGTGGGAGGCTCCGGTGGCCGAGGCCGTCTCCGGCCCGGAGCGCAGCGGCGCGGTGACCATCGGCCGGCTGACGCCCAACACCGAGTACTGGTACCGGTTCAGCGACGCCGAGGGCAGGCGGGATCCCTACCTGGTCTCGTCGGCTCGGACCCTGTCGCTGACCGCGTGCCGGGCGACCGCCACGATCGACGCCCGCTGGGGTAACGGCTTCGTCGCCACGGTCACGGTCCGCAACGCCGGGACACAGCCGTTGGACCGGTGGCGCGTCTCGTGGCGGTGGTCCGGCGACGAGCGCGTCCAGACGGTCTGGGGCGGGGTGGTCGAGACGGCCGGTGCCGACGTCACGGTCCGCAACGCCCCGTACAACGGGGCGCTGGCGCCGGGCGCGGTGACGACGTTCGGTCTGCTCGTGGTGAGCAGTACGGTGCCCGACGGGTTGACGATGGCGTGCGATTCGTGA
- a CDS encoding right-handed parallel beta-helix repeat-containing protein — translation MGRRTALRAGLAATALAGGAALVAKPAEAAIPATDDGWISVLAHGAVGDGVTDDTAAIQVAFDAARATTPNKGVLFPAGRTYRVSNRVTLSGLTDTALRGHGATLALIGATPITNKDDVRGVLQIQDCHRLKVLGLNLVDSAATYWYTGLVITASTGIVVDGVVSRGFRHTGISVWDNTPGTSNDILITNCTTEDVRLGIASNGHDVRITNNHVAMDWLSSQEAKDWGGVWRAESKYYDGINVWRGADRTVISGNTITECGQAGIYVQQVTNLVVADNTVTSSQLLGIEIDGSARGGDLPRSGQAVGVSITGNSVTNCNGHINVMATRDVTVVGNKVANLNANRAVSCVAIHQGATKAVVVGNHVRQAHASFPAVFVDTASTDVTLAWNAVEAAVPYQAPADTVIIRRSGAGQIRTEGKLIAVGGLGVGNSVAATTPGSVVRKIEVFSSTGQSLGWVPVYNSIT, via the coding sequence ATGGGACGACGTACGGCTCTGCGCGCAGGCCTGGCGGCCACGGCCCTGGCGGGCGGGGCAGCTCTGGTGGCCAAGCCGGCCGAGGCGGCGATACCCGCCACGGACGACGGGTGGATCTCCGTTCTCGCGCACGGCGCGGTCGGCGACGGGGTCACCGACGACACCGCGGCGATCCAGGTGGCTTTCGACGCCGCGCGGGCGACCACGCCGAACAAGGGCGTGCTGTTCCCGGCGGGCCGGACCTACCGCGTCAGCAACCGGGTGACGCTCTCCGGGCTGACCGACACCGCGCTGCGCGGCCACGGGGCCACTCTGGCGCTGATCGGTGCCACGCCGATAACGAACAAGGACGACGTCCGCGGCGTGCTCCAGATCCAGGACTGCCACCGGTTGAAGGTGCTCGGGCTCAACCTCGTCGACAGCGCGGCCACGTACTGGTACACCGGGCTGGTCATCACCGCGTCGACCGGCATCGTGGTCGACGGGGTCGTGTCCCGCGGGTTCCGCCACACCGGCATCAGCGTGTGGGACAACACGCCCGGCACGTCAAACGACATCCTCATCACGAACTGCACCACCGAGGACGTTCGGCTCGGCATCGCCAGCAACGGCCACGACGTACGGATCACCAACAACCACGTGGCGATGGACTGGCTGTCGTCGCAGGAAGCCAAGGACTGGGGCGGCGTCTGGCGCGCGGAGTCCAAGTACTACGACGGCATCAACGTGTGGCGAGGCGCCGACCGGACCGTGATCTCTGGCAACACCATCACCGAGTGTGGCCAGGCCGGCATCTACGTGCAGCAGGTGACGAACCTGGTGGTCGCAGACAACACCGTGACGAGCAGCCAGCTGCTGGGCATCGAGATCGACGGCAGCGCCCGCGGCGGCGACCTGCCCCGGTCGGGCCAGGCTGTCGGCGTGTCCATCACCGGCAATTCGGTGACCAACTGCAACGGCCACATCAACGTCATGGCCACCCGCGACGTCACCGTCGTCGGCAACAAGGTGGCGAACCTGAACGCGAACCGGGCCGTGAGCTGCGTCGCCATCCACCAGGGCGCCACCAAGGCCGTGGTGGTGGGCAACCATGTGCGCCAGGCGCACGCGTCGTTCCCCGCGGTCTTCGTGGACACCGCGTCGACCGACGTCACGCTGGCGTGGAACGCCGTGGAGGCCGCCGTCCCCTACCAGGCCCCCGCGGACACGGTCATCATCCGCCGCAGCGGCGCGGGCCAGATCCGCACCGAGGGCAAGCTCATCGCCGTCGGCGGGCTCGGGGTCGGCAACAGCGTCGCGGCCACCACGCCGGGCTCGGTGGTCCGCAAGATCGAAGTGTTCTCCTCCACCGGGCAGAGCCTGGGCTGGGTCCCGGTCTACAACTCGATCACCTGA
- a CDS encoding winged helix DNA-binding domain-containing protein, translating to MTVLDSRALNRATLARQLLLDRADMPVIDAVAHLGGLQAQEPQEPFVGLWSRLRAFDPAVLSTLLTQRHLVRTHLMRRTVHLLVADDAVAWRPRHDSMLRQRVLGVYRAELNGVDLDALAGAAREVLADGEPRSMPEIGRALAERWPTPGPRALGEMAVALLPLTQLPPRGVWRAKAGVRHALLSEWLGREVDPPAPDGADPVGQVLVRRYLAAFGPAAPADLRAWCGLAGLPAAVSAMRDELITFRDERGRKLIDLPDAPRPDPETPAPVRFLPAFDNAILGYDDRSRIIDDAHRLLSVAGERVVLVDGRVAATWSVEAGTVTVNPLANLTRADRAAVVEQGQALASFLSENESDRVLVAPFPG from the coding sequence GTGACCGTTCTCGACTCGCGGGCGCTCAACCGCGCGACGCTCGCCCGGCAGTTGCTGCTCGATCGCGCCGACATGCCGGTCATCGACGCCGTCGCGCACCTCGGCGGTCTGCAGGCGCAGGAACCGCAGGAACCGTTCGTCGGGCTCTGGTCGCGGCTGCGCGCGTTCGACCCGGCGGTGCTCTCGACCCTGCTGACCCAGCGACACCTGGTGCGCACCCACCTGATGCGCCGCACCGTCCACCTGCTCGTCGCCGACGACGCCGTGGCCTGGCGGCCCCGTCACGACTCCATGCTGCGTCAACGGGTGCTCGGGGTCTACCGCGCCGAGCTGAACGGTGTCGACCTCGACGCTCTCGCCGGGGCAGCGCGGGAGGTGCTGGCCGACGGTGAGCCGCGTTCGATGCCGGAGATCGGGCGGGCTCTCGCCGAGCGCTGGCCGACGCCGGGGCCACGGGCGCTGGGCGAGATGGCGGTCGCACTCCTCCCGTTGACACAACTGCCACCACGCGGCGTATGGCGTGCGAAGGCGGGCGTACGCCACGCCCTGCTCTCCGAGTGGCTGGGCCGGGAGGTCGATCCGCCGGCCCCGGATGGTGCTGATCCGGTCGGGCAGGTGCTCGTACGCCGGTATCTGGCCGCGTTCGGCCCGGCCGCCCCGGCCGATCTGCGCGCCTGGTGCGGTCTCGCCGGGTTGCCGGCCGCGGTGAGCGCGATGCGGGACGAGTTGATCACCTTTCGGGACGAGCGTGGCCGGAAGCTGATCGATCTTCCCGACGCGCCGCGCCCCGACCCGGAGACACCAGCCCCGGTGCGGTTCCTGCCGGCGTTCGACAACGCGATCCTCGGCTACGACGACCGCAGCCGGATCATCGACGACGCACACCGTCTCCTCTCGGTGGCCGGTGAGCGCGTGGTGCTCGTCGACGGCCGGGTCGCCGCGACCTGGAGCGTCGAGGCGGGCACCGTGACCGTCAACCCCCTGGCCAACCTCACCCGAGCCGACCGCGCCGCCGTCGTCGAGCAGGGGCAGGCGCTGGCGTCGTTCCTCTCCGAGAACGAGAGCGACCGGGTGCTGGTGGCCCCGTTTCCCGGCTGA
- a CDS encoding phosphodiester glycosidase family protein: MRPLNLVRPSLALLLAAGLSTLVTPAGAAHAAAATVSAPEITFTSSEQLAPGVTYGSFQVSTPRGVTVGYLLTADLKKNKVSLDLLHPAAVAQRQVISSMANNQGAIAGVNGDFFNNAETHAGVTPTYSASGPEIADGEELKFAVPNAQRFGPGLAPGTSTRDVFGVGVNGKARVDTLSLDGEVRSRKGTIALSGLNQYALPVDGVGLFTAGWGAASRVRSTCGSDTSRSDPCSTHTYEVTVRDGVVTAVGQTPGAGAIPADTQVLVGREGGADALDDLAVGDRVQVREKLDSAGKPKLTFAVGGAPILRDGAPLVGLDTKTAAVRSSAGVSPDGRTVYLVALAGRAPASAGFTIAELADVMRSFGADDAVNLDGGGSSTVAVREPGQAAATARNSPSDGAERLVANGIGIFVGRH, encoded by the coding sequence ATGAGGCCCTTGAACCTCGTGCGCCCGAGTCTGGCGCTGCTGCTCGCCGCAGGGCTGAGCACACTCGTGACGCCGGCCGGCGCGGCCCACGCCGCAGCTGCCACGGTATCCGCCCCGGAGATCACCTTCACCTCCAGCGAGCAACTCGCTCCCGGCGTGACGTACGGCTCATTCCAGGTGAGCACCCCCCGTGGCGTCACCGTCGGCTACCTGCTCACGGCCGACCTGAAGAAGAACAAGGTCTCCCTGGACCTGCTGCACCCCGCCGCGGTCGCGCAGCGCCAGGTCATCTCCTCGATGGCGAACAACCAGGGCGCCATCGCCGGCGTGAACGGAGACTTCTTCAACAACGCCGAGACCCACGCCGGCGTCACACCGACCTACTCCGCGTCGGGTCCGGAGATCGCCGACGGCGAGGAGCTGAAGTTCGCGGTGCCGAACGCGCAGCGCTTCGGCCCCGGCCTCGCCCCCGGCACCTCGACCCGGGACGTGTTCGGCGTCGGCGTGAACGGCAAGGCGCGCGTCGACACCCTCAGCCTGGACGGCGAGGTGCGCAGCAGGAAGGGCACGATCGCCCTCAGCGGCCTCAACCAGTACGCGCTCCCGGTCGACGGCGTCGGTCTGTTCACCGCCGGGTGGGGTGCCGCCTCCCGGGTCCGGTCGACCTGCGGCTCCGACACGAGCCGCAGTGACCCGTGCAGCACCCACACCTACGAGGTGACCGTCCGCGACGGTGTGGTGACCGCAGTTGGCCAGACGCCCGGCGCGGGTGCGATCCCCGCCGACACCCAGGTGCTGGTCGGCCGCGAGGGCGGCGCGGACGCGCTCGACGACCTCGCCGTCGGCGACCGGGTGCAGGTGCGGGAGAAGCTCGACTCCGCCGGCAAGCCGAAGCTGACGTTCGCGGTCGGTGGCGCGCCGATCCTGCGCGACGGCGCTCCGCTGGTCGGCCTCGACACCAAGACCGCTGCGGTACGCAGCTCGGCCGGCGTCAGCCCGGACGGCAGGACCGTGTACCTCGTCGCCCTGGCCGGCCGCGCTCCGGCCAGCGCCGGCTTCACGATCGCCGAGCTGGCCGACGTGATGCGCTCGTTCGGTGCGGACGACGCGGTGAACCTGGACGGCGGCGGCTCGAGCACGGTCGCCGTACGGGAACCGGGCCAGGCCGCCGCCACCGCCCGCAACAGCCCGTCCGACGGCGCGGAGCGTCTGGTCGCCAACGGTATCGGCATCTTCGTGGGTCGCCACTGA